A genome region from Geminicoccus roseus DSM 18922 includes the following:
- a CDS encoding methionyl-tRNA formyltransferase, with translation MTTTAPARIVFIGINSHFSAVHLHALAGCRGQVSAVLETVGRISPLKRLQRRLQPSRLARMARAAGVPFQEIRHRDMSGLTLALRDRAPDLVVVAGMGWLLDKAALAVPRLGTLNVHPALLPAYRGAEPVFWQLFDGVPQSGVTVHLVDRREDHGPIVAQRSFPLPPGSSLSHFLRRIHELGPPLLSQAVDAVLAGTARPQAQPEVSPTRRARRLQPADRFLVDLEGWSLERTCQVLKGVGPVLGWPRPRWRDLGRVPVIEAAVPGEPGLPAGAASADSDGPFLAHPQGRIRFRRCWAPAAWLEAMRRGDRVASGIIATEKTAWPPLPGP, from the coding sequence GTGACCACCACGGCCCCGGCCCGGATCGTCTTCATCGGGATCAACAGCCACTTCTCGGCGGTGCATCTGCACGCCCTGGCCGGCTGCCGCGGCCAGGTCTCGGCAGTGCTGGAGACCGTCGGTCGGATCAGCCCGCTGAAGCGGCTGCAGCGGCGGCTCCAGCCTTCCCGGCTGGCGCGGATGGCGCGTGCAGCCGGGGTTCCTTTCCAGGAAATCCGCCATCGCGACATGTCCGGCCTGACCCTCGCTCTGCGCGACCGCGCCCCCGACCTGGTGGTGGTCGCCGGGATGGGCTGGCTGCTGGACAAGGCGGCGCTGGCGGTGCCGCGTCTGGGCACGCTCAACGTCCATCCGGCCCTGCTGCCCGCCTACCGGGGTGCCGAGCCGGTCTTCTGGCAGCTGTTCGACGGCGTCCCGCAGAGCGGCGTCACCGTGCATCTGGTGGATCGCCGCGAGGACCACGGCCCGATCGTTGCCCAGCGCTCGTTTCCGCTCCCCCCGGGCTCCAGCCTTTCCCACTTCCTGCGGCGCATCCACGAACTCGGCCCGCCGCTGCTTTCGCAAGCGGTCGACGCGGTCCTGGCCGGAACGGCGCGGCCGCAGGCGCAGCCCGAGGTCAGCCCGACCCGCCGGGCGCGCCGCCTGCAGCCGGCCGACCGCTTCCTGGTCGACCTCGAGGGGTGGAGCCTGGAGCGGACCTGCCAGGTGCTGAAAGGGGTGGGCCCGGTTCTCGGCTGGCCGCGCCCTCGCTGGCGGGACCTTGGCCGGGTGCCGGTAATCGAGGCGGCGGTCCCTGGCGAACCGGGCCTGCCGGCGGGCGCGGCCAGCGCCGATTCCGATGGCCCGTTCCTCGCTCACCCGCAGGGACGCATCCGCTTTCGCCGTTGCTGGGCGCCCGCTGCATGGCTGGAGGCGATGCGCCGCGGCGACCGGGTGGCCTCCGGCATCATCGCCACCGAAAAGACCGCATGGCCGCCCCTGCCCGGTCCTTGA
- a CDS encoding glycosyltransferase, with protein MPLLRILMVVYEFPPIGGGTGVACAQLLAELAGRQDVAVDLVTSGIGERTEVVRVAPNIEIHRLPVRKRDLHYWRPWELAAWTARALVHAGRLARAHRYDLCHCWAGWPSGIVGYRLRRQMPYLVSLRGSDVPGYNRRLRHLDPLCMRHLMRQVWSGAARVIAVSRGLRDLALRTRPGTPIDVIPNGVDVQRFAPDPRADRFHVLFVGRLIERKGVHVLLQAFRLVAAAVPGAMLTVVGDGPERPALEAMADEFGLARRVVFRGHLEGDQIPAAYRGHAILAQPALADAMPNVVLEAMAAGLAIVTTSTGGGEVLDGNGQVVPCADPEALADALIGYLTDQHRLDEHRRRSRQLAEEMSWAAVAGYVLQLYREVAAARARPLTAPPREFQLRPF; from the coding sequence ATGCCGCTGCTGCGGATCCTGATGGTCGTCTACGAGTTTCCCCCGATCGGCGGCGGCACCGGCGTCGCCTGCGCGCAGCTCCTGGCCGAGCTGGCCGGCCGGCAGGACGTCGCGGTCGATTTGGTTACCAGCGGCATCGGCGAGCGCACCGAGGTTGTCCGGGTGGCGCCCAACATCGAGATCCACCGCCTGCCGGTGCGCAAGCGGGACCTGCATTACTGGCGCCCGTGGGAGCTGGCCGCCTGGACAGCGCGGGCGCTGGTCCATGCCGGGCGCCTGGCCCGCGCGCATCGCTACGATCTCTGCCATTGCTGGGCCGGCTGGCCGTCCGGGATCGTCGGCTACCGGCTGCGCCGGCAGATGCCCTACCTCGTCTCGCTGCGCGGCTCCGACGTGCCCGGCTACAACCGGCGGCTCCGCCACCTGGACCCGCTGTGCATGCGCCACCTGATGCGGCAGGTATGGAGCGGCGCCGCACGGGTGATCGCGGTCAGCCGCGGCCTGCGCGACCTGGCGCTGCGGACCAGGCCCGGCACCCCGATCGACGTGATCCCCAATGGCGTCGACGTGCAGCGCTTCGCCCCGGACCCTCGGGCCGACCGGTTCCATGTCCTGTTCGTGGGCCGGCTGATCGAGCGCAAGGGAGTGCATGTCCTGCTCCAGGCGTTCCGCCTGGTGGCGGCGGCGGTGCCCGGGGCGATGCTCACCGTGGTGGGCGACGGCCCCGAGCGCCCGGCCCTGGAGGCGATGGCGGACGAGTTCGGCCTGGCCCGACGGGTCGTGTTCCGCGGCCATCTGGAGGGCGACCAGATCCCCGCCGCCTACCGGGGCCACGCGATCCTGGCCCAGCCGGCCCTGGCCGATGCCATGCCGAACGTGGTGCTGGAGGCGATGGCGGCCGGGCTGGCCATCGTCACGACCTCGACCGGCGGCGGCGAGGTGCTGGACGGCAACGGCCAGGTGGTGCCCTGCGCCGATCCCGAGGCGCTGGCCGATGCCCTGATCGGCTACCTCACCGACCAGCACCGCCTGGACGAGCATCGCCGACGGTCGCGGCAGCTGGCCGAGGAAATGTCCTGGGCCGCCGTCGCCGGCTATGTCCTGCAGCTCTACCGCGAGGTGGCGGCGGCGCGGGCGCGGCCCTTGACGGCACCGCCGCGCGAGTTCCAGCTCAGGCCCTTCTGA
- a CDS encoding LpxL/LpxP family acyltransferase produces MSTAKASGRGPQEPRKPDPAAGAPLVLPQDLKLLARLPLSAALAWAVPERHWHALALRAAGLEPATLARTARKIAAMIGPDRLPEPAAGLARRQLALIRLDQFCFLRSYRPGGWRPLLTLHGQDHLDQALAAGRGAILWVAPTVFQWLPAKRTLAEAGYRLHHLSSPQHGFSTPSRFGLAWLNPIRTRVEDRYLAERVMLGTDGQAKAALRRLTLLLRQNQVVSITLGSAGARTIRAPLLNGWLRAASGAPHLAARTGAALLPVITLRNGDGSFTTRIGAPLGRPGAAASDDDLSDLVARMARHLEPQVLADADQIVWGLGCLETGTAPPPDIAAIPGRPQP; encoded by the coding sequence ATGAGCACGGCCAAGGCGAGCGGCCGAGGGCCGCAGGAGCCCAGGAAGCCCGATCCCGCCGCCGGCGCCCCCCTTGTCCTTCCGCAGGACTTGAAGCTGCTGGCCAGGCTGCCCCTGTCGGCGGCCCTGGCCTGGGCAGTGCCTGAGCGCCACTGGCATGCCCTGGCGCTCAGGGCGGCCGGGCTGGAACCGGCCACCCTGGCCCGCACCGCCCGCAAGATCGCCGCGATGATCGGACCGGACCGTCTGCCGGAACCGGCCGCGGGACTGGCCCGGCGCCAGCTGGCGCTGATCCGCCTGGACCAGTTCTGCTTCCTGCGCAGCTACCGGCCAGGCGGATGGCGGCCGCTCCTGACCCTCCATGGGCAGGACCATCTCGACCAGGCCCTTGCCGCCGGTCGGGGCGCCATCCTCTGGGTCGCCCCCACGGTCTTCCAGTGGCTGCCGGCCAAGCGGACCCTGGCCGAGGCCGGCTATCGCCTCCACCACCTGAGCAGCCCGCAGCACGGCTTCTCCACCCCTTCCAGGTTCGGCCTTGCCTGGCTCAACCCGATCCGCACCAGGGTCGAGGACCGCTACCTCGCCGAGCGGGTGATGCTGGGCACCGACGGTCAGGCCAAGGCTGCCCTGCGGCGCCTCACCCTGCTGCTGCGCCAGAACCAGGTCGTGTCGATCACGCTTGGCTCCGCGGGCGCCCGGACGATCCGCGCGCCGCTGCTGAACGGCTGGCTGCGCGCCGCCAGCGGTGCGCCCCACCTGGCGGCGCGCACCGGCGCCGCCCTCCTGCCGGTCATCACCCTGCGCAACGGCGACGGCAGCTTCACGACCCGGATCGGCGCACCGCTGGGTCGGCCGGGCGCCGCTGCTTCCGACGACGATCTGTCCGACCTGGTCGCCCGGATGGCCCGTCATCTCGAACCGCAGGTCCTGGCCGACGCCGACCAGATCGTCTGGGGGCTCGGCTGCCTGGAGACCGGGACGGCCCCGCCGCCGGATATCGCCGCCATCCCCGGGCGCCCGCAGCCATGA
- a CDS encoding GNAT family N-acetyltransferase produces the protein MKQALWWAYERSPAGLDRLFHAGRRHVMPLLRHRLPVRRLIGPAGPERAMATLITTGEAMTLDVLAGAFFAEPPRCEDLGRVSLLRLPAVLDELSPDADLVLACVPRILVGRFDDRYLRVPSLVEARLPLAGDLTATLAHASHTIRYEARRALASGYDWSFSRDLADFERFYDDFYQPFVQSRFGPLGVVRERQVLRRHFRHQGGIIWLRHGGRVVAGELARQEGRRLRAMVEALKPDWPEDARPTPQYMLKFADCVIALEMGLDEVDFGASVPSLRNGPLRSKRAWGVRFANYGDSHRDILLRWQAPCGAAMHSFLAENPLLFESPLGLQVLTATPPGDVTDHRSVRRLRNGLLPHGITRLHVLNGGAPAEGPAGLPDDTAVWDPASDARAINRLAAGPPARTGSGR, from the coding sequence ATGAAGCAGGCCTTGTGGTGGGCCTACGAGCGGAGCCCGGCCGGCCTGGACCGGCTCTTCCATGCCGGGCGGCGCCATGTCATGCCGCTGCTGCGCCACCGCCTGCCGGTGCGCCGGTTGATCGGGCCGGCCGGGCCGGAGCGGGCCATGGCGACGCTGATCACCACCGGCGAGGCGATGACGCTGGACGTCCTGGCCGGCGCATTCTTCGCCGAGCCGCCCCGTTGCGAGGATCTCGGCCGGGTCTCCCTCCTGCGCCTGCCCGCCGTGCTGGACGAACTGTCGCCAGATGCCGACCTGGTGCTCGCCTGCGTGCCCCGGATCCTGGTCGGGCGGTTCGACGACCGCTACCTGCGGGTGCCCTCGCTGGTCGAGGCCCGGCTGCCGCTGGCCGGCGACCTGACCGCCACCCTCGCCCATGCCAGCCACACCATCCGCTACGAGGCGCGCCGGGCCCTTGCCAGCGGCTACGACTGGTCGTTCTCCCGGGACCTCGCCGATTTCGAGCGATTCTACGACGACTTCTACCAGCCGTTCGTCCAGAGCCGGTTCGGTCCGCTGGGCGTGGTCCGGGAGCGGCAGGTGCTGCGCCGTCATTTCCGGCACCAGGGCGGGATCATCTGGCTGCGCCACGGCGGCCGCGTCGTCGCCGGCGAACTGGCGCGCCAGGAAGGCCGGCGCCTGCGGGCGATGGTCGAGGCGCTGAAGCCGGACTGGCCGGAGGACGCCCGGCCCACCCCGCAGTACATGCTCAAGTTCGCCGACTGCGTGATCGCCCTGGAGATGGGCCTGGACGAGGTGGATTTCGGGGCGTCGGTGCCATCGCTGCGCAATGGCCCGCTGCGCAGCAAGCGCGCCTGGGGCGTCCGGTTCGCGAACTATGGCGACAGCCATCGCGACATCCTCCTTCGCTGGCAGGCTCCCTGCGGCGCGGCGATGCATAGCTTCCTTGCGGAGAACCCGCTCCTGTTCGAATCCCCCCTCGGCCTGCAGGTCCTGACGGCGACCCCGCCCGGCGACGTGACCGATCACCGCTCGGTCCGGCGACTGCGCAACGGCCTGCTGCCGCACGGCATCACCCGCCTCCATGTGCTGAACGGCGGCGCACCGGCGGAAGGTCCGGCCGGGCTGCCGGACGACACAGCGGTCTGGGACCCGGCCAGCGACGCCCGGGCGATCAACCGGCTCGCGGCCGGGCCGCCGGCCAGGACGGGCAGCGGCCGGTGA